Proteins from a single region of Novosphingobium sp. CECT 9465:
- the fliE gene encoding flagellar hook-basal body complex protein FliE has translation MSDTSISNVMAIRAEVIARSRALREAQPTAPPGVTPTAPASTFADTLNAVVAKVNETQEQEDVVTEAYERGETTDIATVALIQSRASITFEATLQVRNKLLSAYRDIMNMPIG, from the coding sequence ATGTCTGACACGTCGATCTCGAATGTGATGGCCATTCGCGCCGAAGTAATCGCGCGAAGCCGCGCCTTGCGCGAGGCGCAGCCGACGGCACCGCCCGGCGTGACGCCGACCGCTCCAGCCTCAACCTTTGCCGACACCCTCAATGCCGTGGTGGCGAAGGTCAACGAGACCCAGGAGCAGGAGGATGTCGTCACCGAAGCATATGAACGGGGCGAAACCACCGACATTGCAACCGTCGCGCTCATCCAGAGCCGTGCATCCATTACTTTCGAGGCGACGCTGCAAGTCCGGAACAAGCTGCTGTCTGCATATCGAGACATCATGAACATGCCGATCGGATGA
- a CDS encoding cation transporter, with protein MISSNDNNGGQERRTLWIVLLLNAAIAAGFFVSGFFADSSALIANGVDNLSDTAVYALSLVALTRGKTWKTRAAMASGVMLLIFAGGILLDVARRYVQGSEPIGPTMMVMSAIAGVVNYLCLRLLQRLKDPDVNLRAATTFSFNDFISNGGILIAGVLVLWLGTNWPDLLVGFATAIIAIKGGVEILRDARAETKKSERRSS; from the coding sequence ATGATCTCGAGCAATGACAACAACGGCGGACAGGAGCGCCGCACTCTCTGGATCGTCCTGCTGCTGAACGCGGCGATTGCGGCAGGCTTCTTCGTCTCGGGCTTCTTCGCGGATTCGAGCGCGCTGATCGCCAACGGCGTCGACAACCTGTCAGACACCGCCGTGTACGCGCTGAGCCTCGTGGCGCTCACCCGGGGCAAGACATGGAAGACACGCGCCGCGATGGCGTCGGGCGTCATGCTGCTGATCTTCGCGGGCGGCATTCTGCTCGATGTCGCACGGCGCTACGTGCAAGGCAGCGAGCCGATCGGACCGACGATGATGGTCATGTCGGCGATTGCCGGTGTCGTGAACTACCTCTGCCTGCGGCTGCTTCAGCGCCTCAAGGATCCGGACGTCAATCTCCGGGCCGCCACCACCTTCAGCTTCAACGACTTCATTTCCAACGGCGGCATCCTGATCGCCGGCGTGCTGGTGTTGTGGCTGGGCACCAACTGGCCGGACCTGCTGGTCGGCTTCGCCACCGCCATCATCGCCATCAAGGGCGGTGTCGAAATCCTGCGCGATGCGCGCGCCGAAACCAAGAAAAGCGAAAGGAGGTCGTCATGA
- a CDS encoding efflux RND transporter permease subunit: MIARIVTWAVEKRWLVLLLTVIVAAIGAFSLYRLPIDAVPDITNNQVQINVRAPALSPELVEKQVSFPIETALAGTPGLEYTRSLSRNGFAQITAVFSDATDIYFARQQVGERLRGVQENLPDGVNPEMGPIATGLGEVYMYTVRLDHREDDKHKPGEPGQQPDGSYITPEGERLTTEEDKATYLRTAQDWIVTPLLKTTPGLAGVDSIGGYAKQFLVVPDVQKLASLGITLTDLGNALERNNTSVGGGFVNRNGEGLAVRSDALVRNASELARTVIATRNGVPITVEQVATVKTGQAIRMGSASENGTEVVVGTAIMRIGENSRIVSTAVAEKLKTINASLPPDVVIQPVLNRTELVNSTIKTVAKNLSEGAVLVIVVLFLLLGNFRAALIAALVIPITMMLTGFGMLRAGVSANLMSLGALDFGLIVDGAVIIVENALRRLAEQQHHEGRLLSVRERLATVAAAAREMIRPSVYGQAIIILVYVPLLTLTGVEGKTFVPMALTVIIALAFAFILSITFVPAMIAIWLSKKVEEKDGRIITWLKKRYEPGLDRAMKRPTLTIGAGVGSLVVAALAFTTLGSVFLPQLDEGDLLIQSLRIPATSVQQSQAMQVPIERMMSKQPEVAFVYSKTGTAELASDPMPPNATDMFVILKPRKDWPNPDLAKEELVSRIEGNLAKIPGNAYEITQPIQMRFNELIAGVRGDIAVKVFGDDFNTMNRTAEQIAAVLRKTQGAADVKVEQTTGLPMLDIRVNRDAMARLGVTAQDVQDTVTATIGGRTSGQIFEGDRRFPVVIRLSETQRADIGLLEQVQVPVAGGGYVPLSSVADIKVVDGPNQISRENGKRRVVVQANVRGRDVGSVVADAQAAIGSQVRLPAGAYLEWGGQFENLQSASERLKLVIPACFILILLLLYGALGSVRDAAIVFTGVPFALVGGVLLLFLRGMDFSISAAVGFIALSGIAVLNGLVMVSSIQDLIRSGLSREEAAHVGAMQRLRPVVMTALVASLGFVPMALGEGAGAEVQKPLATVVIGGLISATLLTLFVLPTLYARFGQKAIEKPEHYNEEHEGDDHGQTFVNNLA, encoded by the coding sequence ATGATCGCCCGTATCGTAACCTGGGCGGTCGAGAAGCGCTGGCTAGTCCTGCTCCTCACCGTCATCGTCGCCGCCATCGGCGCCTTTTCCCTCTACCGGCTACCGATCGACGCGGTGCCGGACATCACCAACAATCAGGTCCAGATCAACGTCCGCGCGCCTGCCCTCTCGCCCGAGCTGGTCGAGAAGCAGGTGTCGTTTCCAATCGAAACCGCGCTCGCCGGCACCCCCGGCCTGGAATATACGCGCTCGTTGAGCCGCAACGGCTTCGCGCAGATCACGGCGGTCTTTTCGGACGCGACGGACATCTATTTCGCCCGCCAGCAGGTGGGCGAGCGTCTGCGGGGCGTGCAAGAGAATCTGCCCGACGGCGTGAACCCTGAAATGGGTCCGATCGCGACAGGCCTGGGCGAGGTGTACATGTACACCGTTCGTCTCGATCATCGCGAGGACGACAAGCACAAGCCCGGTGAACCGGGCCAACAGCCCGATGGCAGCTACATCACGCCAGAGGGCGAGCGACTGACGACCGAAGAGGACAAGGCGACCTACCTGCGCACCGCGCAGGACTGGATCGTGACGCCGCTTCTGAAGACCACACCGGGCCTCGCCGGTGTCGACTCGATTGGCGGTTACGCCAAGCAGTTCCTCGTCGTGCCCGACGTGCAGAAGCTGGCCTCGCTCGGCATCACGCTGACGGACCTGGGAAATGCGCTGGAGCGCAATAACACCAGCGTCGGCGGTGGCTTCGTCAATCGCAATGGCGAAGGTCTGGCTGTTCGCTCGGATGCGCTCGTTCGCAATGCCAGCGAGTTGGCCAGGACCGTGATCGCGACACGTAACGGCGTGCCGATCACGGTCGAACAAGTTGCGACTGTGAAGACGGGTCAGGCGATCCGCATGGGTTCGGCATCGGAGAACGGTACCGAAGTCGTCGTCGGCACGGCGATCATGCGGATCGGCGAGAACAGCCGCATCGTGTCGACCGCGGTCGCTGAGAAACTGAAGACGATCAACGCTTCGCTGCCTCCTGACGTCGTAATTCAGCCGGTGCTGAACCGCACCGAGCTGGTCAATTCGACGATCAAGACGGTCGCGAAAAACCTGTCCGAAGGCGCGGTGCTGGTCATCGTCGTGCTCTTCCTGCTGCTCGGCAATTTCCGCGCGGCGCTGATCGCGGCGCTGGTCATCCCGATCACCATGATGCTGACCGGCTTCGGGATGCTGCGTGCCGGCGTCTCGGCGAACCTGATGAGCCTTGGCGCCTTGGACTTTGGTCTGATCGTCGACGGCGCTGTCATCATCGTGGAGAACGCGCTGAGACGGCTTGCCGAGCAACAGCATCATGAAGGTCGCTTGCTGAGCGTAAGGGAACGGCTCGCGACCGTGGCGGCCGCCGCGCGCGAGATGATCCGCCCCTCGGTATACGGGCAGGCGATCATCATCCTTGTCTATGTGCCGCTGCTCACGCTGACCGGCGTGGAGGGCAAGACGTTCGTGCCGATGGCGCTCACCGTCATCATCGCGCTCGCCTTCGCCTTCATCCTCTCGATCACCTTCGTGCCGGCCATGATCGCGATCTGGCTGTCGAAGAAGGTTGAGGAGAAGGACGGCCGCATCATCACGTGGCTGAAGAAGCGCTACGAGCCCGGTCTTGACCGGGCAATGAAGCGCCCGACCCTGACGATCGGCGCGGGTGTCGGCAGCCTTGTCGTGGCGGCGCTCGCCTTCACGACGCTCGGCTCGGTGTTCCTGCCACAGCTCGATGAAGGCGACCTGCTGATCCAATCGCTGCGCATCCCCGCCACGTCGGTCCAGCAAAGTCAGGCGATGCAGGTGCCGATCGAACGGATGATGTCGAAGCAGCCGGAGGTGGCGTTCGTCTATTCCAAGACGGGCACGGCGGAACTCGCTTCCGACCCGATGCCGCCCAACGCCACCGACATGTTCGTCATCCTGAAGCCGCGCAAGGATTGGCCAAATCCCGATCTTGCCAAGGAGGAGCTGGTCAGCCGGATCGAGGGAAATCTCGCAAAAATCCCGGGCAACGCCTATGAGATCACCCAGCCTATCCAAATGCGCTTCAACGAGCTGATCGCCGGCGTGCGCGGTGACATCGCGGTGAAGGTGTTCGGCGACGACTTCAACACGATGAACCGGACGGCCGAGCAAATCGCCGCCGTACTGCGCAAAACGCAGGGCGCGGCGGACGTGAAGGTCGAGCAAACGACGGGCCTGCCCATGCTCGACATTCGCGTCAATCGTGACGCGATGGCGCGCCTGGGCGTCACCGCGCAGGATGTGCAGGATACCGTCACCGCGACAATCGGCGGACGCACCTCGGGCCAGATCTTCGAGGGCGACCGCCGCTTCCCGGTGGTGATCCGCCTGTCGGAGACGCAGCGCGCTGACATTGGCCTGCTGGAACAGGTGCAGGTGCCGGTGGCGGGGGGCGGCTATGTGCCGCTGTCCAGTGTCGCTGACATCAAGGTCGTCGACGGTCCCAATCAGATCAGCCGCGAAAACGGGAAGCGGCGCGTGGTGGTGCAAGCCAACGTGCGTGGTCGCGACGTCGGTAGCGTCGTTGCAGACGCGCAGGCGGCGATCGGCAGCCAGGTCCGGCTGCCTGCCGGTGCCTATCTCGAATGGGGCGGTCAGTTCGAGAACCTGCAATCGGCGAGCGAACGGCTGAAGCTAGTCATTCCGGCCTGTTTCATCCTGATCCTGTTGCTCCTTTACGGTGCGCTTGGATCGGTCCGCGATGCCGCGATCGTGTTCACCGGCGTGCCCTTCGCGCTGGTGGGCGGCGTCCTGCTGCTCTTCCTGCGCGGCATGGACTTCTCGATCTCGGCGGCGGTGGGCTTCATCGCCTTGTCGGGCATCGCGGTCCTCAACGGCCTCGTCATGGTCAGCTCAATCCAGGATCTGATCCGGTCGGGGCTATCGCGCGAGGAGGCGGCCCATGTCGGCGCAATGCAGCGTCTGCGGCCAGTCGTCATGACCGCGCTCGTCGCCAGCCTCGGCTTCGTTCCGATGGCGCTTGGCGAGGGCGCGGGCGCGGAGGTGCAAAAGCCATTGGCGACCGTCGTCATCGGCGGCCTGATCTCGGCGACGTTGCTGACGCTGTTCGTGCTGCCGACGCTCTACGCCCGGTTCGGGCAGAAGGCGATCGAGAAGCCCGAGCACTACAATGAGGAGCATGAAGGGGACGACCACGGTCAGACCTTCGTGAACAACTTGGCCTGA
- a CDS encoding bestrophin family protein, whose protein sequence is MIVGTRPRFKQIIVEVWKPLTILFVWDVAVTAFHMMTPIKEPPLPTALFGTAIALFMGFRTNAAYARWWEARTLWGALINASRSLARITRSLTKGEPEGSEMRHNIILRQIAFAHSMRCQLRRQSPYEEIARVAGTEVADMAVARLNPANALLEDISGIYADALAEGRITEIQQATVERVLIDIANAQGGMERIKNTPLPNGFRFFPNLFTRVFCVLLPIALVESLGLATPIGSTLIGLVFLAVLSIGEDLTDPFANSVHDVPLTAMCRTIEIDLLQTAGLPAPEPLTPDHGVLW, encoded by the coding sequence ATGATTGTCGGCACAAGGCCACGATTCAAGCAGATTATTGTCGAGGTTTGGAAGCCTCTCACGATCCTGTTCGTGTGGGACGTGGCGGTGACGGCATTCCACATGATGACCCCGATCAAGGAACCGCCTTTGCCGACGGCGCTGTTCGGCACTGCCATCGCGCTCTTCATGGGGTTTCGGACCAACGCCGCTTATGCACGCTGGTGGGAAGCGCGAACTCTTTGGGGCGCGCTCATCAATGCCTCGCGCAGCTTGGCCCGGATCACGCGCAGCCTGACCAAGGGGGAACCCGAGGGCAGTGAGATGCGGCACAACATCATCCTGCGGCAGATCGCCTTTGCGCACTCGATGCGCTGCCAGCTTCGCCGACAATCGCCCTATGAAGAGATTGCCCGGGTCGCTGGAACGGAAGTCGCCGATATGGCGGTCGCCCGCCTGAACCCTGCCAACGCGCTCCTGGAGGACATATCGGGCATTTACGCCGACGCGCTCGCGGAAGGTCGGATCACCGAAATCCAGCAGGCAACTGTGGAGCGCGTCCTGATCGACATCGCCAATGCGCAGGGCGGCATGGAGCGGATCAAGAACACGCCGCTGCCCAATGGCTTTCGGTTCTTCCCGAACCTCTTCACGCGTGTGTTCTGCGTGCTGCTCCCGATCGCGCTGGTCGAATCCCTGGGCCTTGCCACGCCGATCGGATCGACGCTGATCGGACTCGTCTTCCTCGCGGTGCTGAGCATCGGCGAGGATCTGACCGATCCGTTCGCCAATAGCGTCCACGATGTCCCGCTCACGGCAATGTGTCGCACGATCGAGATCGACCTTCTCCAAACCGCGGGACTTCCGGCCCCCGAGCCGCTGACACCTGACCACGGGGTGCTGTGGTGA
- a CDS encoding cytochrome c/FTR1 family iron permease: MRLLALIRAMLSLRLLSALAALLIPAAAIAEPGDVQTAWRLLDYMAVDYGGAVANGRIKSTSEYAEMTEFAASVSTRLQGLPAKPERQALIQRAANLQAVIAEKGPTEQVATLAHGLAADLLRAYPVPLAPDKAPNLVSSDALFRQSCASCHGMTGNGRGPDAAKLATPPIAFTDAERARQRSVFALYQVVTQGIDGTAMQSFADLPNDQRWALAFRAGSFAFTDAQAREGERLWKSDPTLRRRIPDLKTLVALTPAALGAAIGDAKADPVLAFLRRHPEQVIQQAPGSLAVARAKLAESVAAARRGDARMAKELALSAYLDGFEPIEPTLTARDATLMGRIEGAMGEFRASIDRGASPDDLAEKVAVLGGLFDDAEAALAPDAATEASTFLGAFTILLREGLEALLIVVAMIAFLRKAERGEALRYVHGGWVSAIIAGGITWAVATYAIGISGASRELTEGFGSLFAAVVLLSVGIWMHGKAQADQWQRYIREKMSRALSGGSGWFLFGLAFVVVYREVFETILFYAALSAQGDNGMLLAGAGSAIGLLSLIAWAMLRYSRKLPIAQFFRYSSWLMAVLTVVLAGKGVAALQEAGLINIAPLADVPRLSMLGVFPTWQSVLAQLLMAVAIAVGFAWNGRDRSRSGSGSVTLGSN, encoded by the coding sequence GTGCGTCTGCTCGCGTTGATCCGGGCAATGCTCTCGTTGCGGCTGCTCTCCGCGCTCGCGGCGCTGCTGATCCCTGCTGCGGCAATCGCCGAACCCGGCGACGTGCAAACCGCATGGCGGCTGCTCGACTATATGGCCGTCGATTATGGCGGCGCGGTCGCCAACGGTCGGATCAAGAGCACGTCGGAATATGCCGAGATGACGGAGTTCGCCGCGTCGGTCTCGACACGGCTTCAGGGCCTGCCGGCGAAGCCGGAGCGTCAAGCCCTCATCCAGCGGGCTGCCAACCTCCAGGCGGTGATCGCGGAAAAGGGACCGACTGAACAGGTGGCAACATTGGCGCACGGGCTCGCGGCCGATCTGTTGCGCGCCTACCCGGTGCCGCTCGCGCCCGATAAGGCTCCGAACCTCGTCTCCAGCGATGCCCTGTTCCGACAATCCTGCGCGTCCTGCCACGGGATGACGGGCAACGGCCGTGGCCCTGACGCCGCCAAGCTCGCTACGCCCCCGATTGCTTTCACCGATGCCGAGCGCGCGCGCCAGCGCAGCGTGTTCGCGCTCTATCAGGTGGTGACGCAAGGCATCGACGGGACCGCGATGCAGAGCTTCGCCGATCTGCCCAACGATCAGCGCTGGGCGTTAGCATTCCGAGCCGGGAGCTTCGCCTTCACGGATGCGCAGGCGCGCGAAGGCGAGCGGCTTTGGAAATCCGACCCGACCCTTCGCCGGCGCATTCCGGACCTGAAAACCCTGGTCGCGCTCACCCCGGCCGCGCTCGGCGCGGCGATCGGCGACGCCAAGGCTGACCCAGTGCTCGCGTTCCTGCGTCGTCATCCCGAACAGGTGATACAACAGGCTCCCGGCTCGCTCGCGGTCGCCCGCGCCAAACTCGCCGAAAGCGTGGCGGCTGCGCGGCGCGGCGATGCGCGCATGGCGAAAGAGCTGGCGCTGTCGGCCTATCTCGATGGGTTCGAGCCGATCGAGCCAACACTCACCGCGCGCGACGCGACGCTGATGGGTCGAATCGAGGGCGCGATGGGGGAGTTCCGCGCCTCGATCGACCGGGGCGCGTCGCCCGATGATCTCGCGGAGAAGGTCGCAGTACTGGGCGGCCTTTTCGACGATGCGGAAGCGGCGCTCGCGCCTGATGCCGCCACCGAAGCGTCCACGTTCCTGGGCGCGTTCACGATCCTGCTGCGTGAAGGGCTCGAAGCCCTGCTCATCGTTGTCGCCATGATCGCGTTCCTGCGTAAAGCCGAGCGCGGCGAGGCGCTGCGGTACGTGCATGGCGGCTGGGTCAGCGCGATCATCGCGGGCGGGATCACCTGGGCGGTCGCCACCTATGCGATCGGGATCAGCGGTGCGAGCCGGGAGCTGACGGAAGGGTTTGGCTCGCTGTTCGCCGCGGTCGTGCTGCTCTCGGTCGGGATTTGGATGCACGGCAAGGCGCAGGCCGATCAGTGGCAGCGCTATATTCGCGAGAAGATGTCGCGGGCGCTCTCGGGCGGGTCGGGCTGGTTCCTGTTCGGGCTGGCGTTCGTCGTAGTTTATCGCGAGGTCTTCGAGACGATCCTGTTCTATGCCGCGCTTTCGGCGCAAGGTGACAACGGGATGCTTCTCGCGGGGGCCGGGTCGGCGATTGGACTGCTCAGCCTGATCGCTTGGGCCATGCTTCGCTACAGTCGCAAGCTGCCGATCGCGCAGTTCTTCCGCTATAGCTCCTGGCTCATGGCGGTCCTGACCGTCGTGCTGGCGGGTAAAGGCGTCGCCGCGCTCCAGGAAGCCGGCCTTATCAACATCGCACCGCTCGCGGACGTGCCACGGCTGTCGATGCTCGGCGTGTTTCCCACTTGGCAATCGGTGCTGGCGCAACTCCTGATGGCGGTCGCCATTGCGGTCGGGTTCGCCTGGAACGGGCGCGACCGATCCCGCTCGGGTTCCGGCTCAGTGACCCTTGGTTCGAATTAG
- a CDS encoding SRPBCC family protein, translated as MPRTITSSMLHGGPLRIWSAITDPDHRRAWSPLVFLDNPCQLGETECTFAIQGITRPIRTPAMVDQFDKPHAFAWSCGIPYLFTLEERYELAGDDGGTRLTHSCTLRGALSLPFAAMMLRRLRSLMVDADDRLATYLRWRVGQPARGINRQRVPSRYRRKAR; from the coding sequence ATGCCTCGCACCATAACCAGCTCAATGCTTCACGGCGGGCCACTGCGGATCTGGTCGGCGATCACCGATCCGGATCATCGCCGGGCTTGGAGTCCGCTCGTATTCCTCGACAACCCGTGCCAGCTTGGCGAGACGGAATGTACCTTCGCGATCCAGGGCATCACCCGGCCAATTCGGACGCCGGCCATGGTCGATCAATTCGACAAGCCGCACGCCTTCGCTTGGTCCTGCGGCATCCCTTATCTGTTCACGCTCGAAGAGCGGTACGAGCTGGCAGGGGACGACGGTGGCACCAGGCTAACACATAGCTGCACGCTGCGCGGGGCGCTGTCTTTGCCGTTCGCGGCGATGATGTTGCGTCGTCTGCGGTCCCTGATGGTCGATGCCGACGATCGACTTGCGACCTATCTGCGCTGGCGGGTGGGTCAGCCTGCCCGTGGGATCAATCGTCAGCGCGTCCCCTCCCGCTACAGGAGGAAGGCGCGATGA
- a CDS encoding ZIP family metal transporter, with translation MQALLYTLAPVLAVVLGAIIASRTKLKPNLVAGLQHLAAGVVFAAAATEILPQVKHEASPSATLIGGAAGVATMLGLKAFEARFKGPMALLAAIGIDILVDGLVLGLAFVAGEKAGFLLTIALTLEVLFLGLTLTDELAETYRSRLRIIVIVSALALLLPLGALAAVPVATLSPVMVAGFLSFGLMALLYLVTEELLVEAHEKPDTPLISSMFFVGFLALLTLEEIMG, from the coding sequence ATGCAGGCACTGCTTTACACGCTTGCGCCTGTGCTGGCGGTCGTGCTCGGCGCGATCATAGCGAGCCGCACCAAGTTGAAGCCCAACCTTGTGGCCGGCCTCCAGCATCTCGCGGCAGGGGTCGTGTTCGCGGCGGCCGCGACTGAAATCCTGCCGCAGGTCAAGCATGAGGCGTCGCCCAGCGCGACGTTGATCGGCGGGGCGGCGGGCGTTGCGACGATGCTAGGGCTCAAGGCATTCGAAGCCCGCTTCAAAGGACCGATGGCGCTGCTCGCCGCGATCGGCATTGACATTCTGGTCGACGGCTTGGTGCTCGGCCTCGCCTTCGTGGCGGGCGAAAAGGCGGGTTTCCTGCTGACGATCGCGCTGACGCTGGAAGTGTTGTTCCTAGGGCTGACGCTGACCGACGAGCTGGCGGAAACCTATCGCTCGCGCCTTCGCATTATCGTGATCGTGTCGGCATTGGCGCTGCTGCTGCCGCTCGGCGCGCTTGCGGCCGTGCCCGTCGCCACGCTGTCGCCGGTGATGGTCGCCGGCTTCCTCAGCTTCGGGCTGATGGCGCTGCTCTATCTCGTCACGGAGGAGCTGCTGGTCGAGGCGCACGAGAAACCCGACACCCCGCTCATCAGCTCGATGTTCTTCGTGGGGTTCCTGGCCCTGCTCACGCTTGAGGAGATTATGGGATGA
- a CDS encoding efflux RND transporter periplasmic adaptor subunit codes for MKNFYLAGVASLALLLAACGGKDAGNEATANAAAGNEAAGTEKGGAEGGHADEGVVTLGADQIAAAGVQIGRPIIGGAGTIELPAIIEGDPQGTQVVSAAIAGRVVALTRNLGQSVGRGQTIAVIESREAAQIKGEVEAARARLQLANSNLAREQRLFAQRVSPEQDLIAARTAATEARIALTQAQSMVSAAGVGGGGLNRLGIAAPISGQIIARPVTLGQTVAADAELYRIANLSQVSIALNLKPEDAGRVRPGNTVLVKAAGRQATARVTFVSPALDPQTRLVPALATLDNRGGEWRVGEPVTAAVQLTGSGGSGAVRVPTTAVQSFEGKSVVFVRTPTGFKATPVQLGDASGDTVIVRSGLTGNEQIATTGSFTLKAEIGKGEASHED; via the coding sequence ATGAAGAACTTCTATCTCGCGGGCGTCGCATCGCTCGCCCTGCTGCTGGCTGCCTGTGGCGGCAAGGATGCCGGGAACGAGGCGACCGCCAATGCCGCAGCCGGTAACGAAGCGGCAGGCACGGAAAAGGGCGGTGCCGAAGGCGGTCATGCCGATGAAGGCGTGGTCACGCTGGGCGCCGATCAGATCGCCGCAGCGGGCGTGCAGATTGGACGGCCGATCATCGGCGGGGCCGGGACGATCGAGCTGCCCGCGATCATCGAGGGCGACCCACAGGGAACGCAGGTCGTCTCGGCCGCAATTGCGGGACGCGTGGTCGCGCTCACCCGTAACCTCGGCCAATCGGTCGGACGCGGCCAGACCATTGCGGTCATCGAAAGCCGCGAGGCGGCGCAGATCAAGGGCGAGGTCGAGGCGGCGCGGGCGCGGCTTCAGCTCGCTAATTCGAACCTCGCGCGCGAACAGCGGCTGTTCGCGCAGAGAGTCTCCCCTGAACAGGATCTGATCGCCGCCCGCACAGCGGCGACGGAGGCGCGGATCGCCCTGACGCAGGCGCAGAGCATGGTTTCGGCGGCGGGTGTCGGCGGCGGCGGGCTCAACCGGCTCGGCATTGCCGCGCCGATCTCGGGCCAGATCATTGCGCGCCCCGTGACGCTGGGACAAACGGTCGCGGCGGATGCCGAACTCTATCGCATCGCCAACCTGAGCCAGGTGTCGATCGCGCTTAATCTCAAGCCCGAGGATGCGGGCCGGGTGCGTCCCGGCAATACGGTGCTGGTGAAGGCGGCAGGCCGTCAGGCGACCGCCCGCGTGACCTTCGTGTCGCCGGCGCTTGATCCGCAGACGCGGCTCGTGCCTGCGCTCGCCACCCTCGACAATCGCGGTGGCGAATGGCGGGTCGGCGAGCCTGTGACGGCAGCCGTGCAGCTCACGGGCAGCGGCGGGAGCGGGGCGGTCCGCGTGCCGACGACGGCGGTCCAGAGTTTCGAGGGCAAGTCGGTCGTGTTCGTGCGCACGCCCACCGGCTTCAAGGCGACCCCGGTCCAGCTCGGCGATGCGTCGGGCGACACGGTGATCGTCCGGTCGGGCCTGACCGGCAACGAACAGATCGCCACCACCGGAAGTTTCACGCTCAAGGCCGAGATCGGCAAGGGCGAAGCGAGCCACGAGGATTAA
- a CDS encoding TolC family protein, with the protein MHRILAAMLAAASCATMAQAQVGPSAPFAQDAPVYTLDQAVSAAGGSAPAAEAATAAIDAARAGRTVAGLRPNPVVQGQVENVIGSGPYRGVRSAESTVGFAIPIELGGKRGARVAVANAQLSRAEIQAAIIAADVRLQVTQLYVEAVAADRRVATARDQARIASDALRAASVRVQAGRASPLEQQRADVARINADANVERQLRLAEAARANLARRIGRPIDGALDDTLLDRLPGANVYGPIAPADTTGTLALAAANADFSIAEAGVRLARANRVPDLNVGPAIRRLEATNDMAAVFTVSIPIPVFNNGRAAIAQATAQRTQADAQRRVTALDIEQAITDAQAQAANAATTARAASGPALAAAQEAARIARIGYREGKFGQLELLDAERTLAETRVAAIDALANYQNARAQVERLTAPAPNGGNQ; encoded by the coding sequence ATGCATCGTATCCTCGCGGCCATGCTGGCCGCAGCGTCGTGCGCCACTATGGCGCAGGCGCAGGTCGGACCGTCCGCGCCTTTTGCGCAGGACGCGCCGGTCTACACGCTTGACCAAGCGGTCAGTGCAGCGGGCGGTTCGGCCCCTGCTGCCGAAGCGGCAACAGCCGCGATCGATGCGGCCCGCGCGGGCCGCACGGTCGCCGGACTGCGGCCCAACCCGGTTGTCCAGGGCCAGGTTGAGAACGTCATCGGCTCGGGTCCGTATCGTGGGGTCCGCAGCGCGGAATCCACGGTCGGCTTTGCGATCCCGATCGAGCTAGGCGGCAAGCGCGGCGCCCGCGTCGCGGTCGCCAATGCGCAATTATCCCGGGCCGAGATCCAGGCCGCGATCATCGCGGCGGATGTCCGGCTTCAGGTGACGCAGCTTTATGTCGAAGCGGTCGCGGCCGATCGCCGGGTGGCGACGGCGCGGGATCAGGCCCGGATCGCCAGCGACGCGCTGCGGGCTGCGAGCGTTCGCGTGCAGGCGGGGCGCGCCTCCCCGCTCGAGCAACAGCGCGCAGATGTCGCGCGCATCAACGCCGACGCCAATGTGGAGCGGCAGCTTCGCTTGGCTGAGGCGGCGCGGGCCAATCTGGCGCGCCGGATCGGGCGACCGATTGACGGTGCGCTCGATGACACGCTGCTCGATCGCCTCCCGGGGGCGAACGTCTATGGGCCGATCGCGCCGGCTGACACGACCGGCACGCTGGCGCTGGCGGCGGCCAACGCGGATTTCTCGATCGCCGAGGCCGGCGTGCGGCTCGCGCGCGCTAATCGCGTCCCTGACCTGAACGTCGGACCTGCGATCCGCCGACTGGAAGCGACCAACGACATGGCGGCGGTGTTCACCGTGTCGATCCCGATCCCGGTGTTCAACAACGGTCGCGCGGCGATCGCGCAGGCGACCGCGCAGCGGACGCAGGCGGATGCACAGCGCCGCGTGACCGCGCTCGACATCGAACAGGCCATCACGGACGCGCAGGCACAGGCGGCCAATGCCGCGACGACCGCACGCGCGGCGTCGGGGCCGGCGCTGGCGGCTGCGCAGGAGGCCGCCCGCATCGCCCGGATTGGCTATCGCGAGGGCAAGTTCGGCCAGCTCGAATTGCTCGATGCGGAACGCACCCTCGCCGAGACGCGGGTCGCCGCGATCGACGCGCTCGCCAACTATCAAAATGCCCGCGCGCAGGTGGAGCGATTGACCGCTCCTGCGCCCAATGGGGGAAACCAGTGA